Proteins encoded in a region of the Candidatus Angelobacter sp. genome:
- a CDS encoding cbb3-type cytochrome c oxidase subunit I, with protein MQPTTQQTEHHTGHEAHHEQPGFWRKYIFSTDHKIIGIQYGITGLMFLFFGFCLMMLMRWQIAYPGKPIPIIGDLLLKVLGEEMANGGVMQPDLYNAFGAMHGTIMVFLAIVPIAFAAFGNFVVPLQIGAPDMAFPRVNMVSYQSYFLGGVVMFFSFFIPGGAARSGWTSYSPLATLADPAHHPNGQTFWILGMVLLITS; from the coding sequence ATGCAGCCAACCACTCAACAGACGGAACATCACACCGGCCATGAGGCCCATCACGAGCAGCCGGGCTTTTGGCGCAAGTACATTTTCTCCACGGACCACAAGATCATCGGTATTCAATACGGTATCACGGGCCTCATGTTTCTGTTTTTTGGCTTTTGCCTGATGATGCTCATGCGCTGGCAGATCGCGTATCCGGGCAAACCGATTCCGATTATCGGCGACCTCCTTCTGAAAGTCCTGGGCGAGGAAATGGCCAACGGCGGCGTGATGCAACCGGACCTCTACAATGCGTTCGGTGCAATGCACGGCACGATCATGGTCTTTCTGGCGATCGTGCCCATTGCCTTCGCGGCGTTCGGCAACTTCGTCGTCCCGCTGCAAATTGGCGCGCCGGACATGGCGTTTCCGCGCGTCAACATGGTCAGCTATCAAAGTTACTTCCTCGGCGGCGTGGTGATGTTCTTCAGCTTTTTCATTCCGGGTGGCGCCGCGCGATCGGGTTGGACTTCCTATTCGCCGCTGGCGACGCTTGCCGACCCGGCGCACCATCCGAACGGCCAGACCTTCTGGATCCTGGGCATGGTGCTGCTCATCACGTCG
- the cyoE gene encoding heme o synthase: MKATAQSIPVVVVADKGRVAVFSELLKARLTFLVLLTTLVGFYVGFRGAMDYLLMLRALAGTALVAGGAAALNQLIERKFDARMRRTEDRPLPSGRLQADTVLIFGGISSAGGLIYLALAVNLETSVLGAITLASYLFIYTPLKRVTTLNTAIGAIPGALPPLMGWTAARGEINVEGWSLFAILFFWQLPHFLAIAWMYRDEYAKAGFAMLPVFDSDGRRTAGQTVSHTLGLLPVSLCPFLFKLTGPIYLFGALILGMAFLWQAVQFSRELTLTRARQLFYASILYLPLLLGLMVLDKIK, translated from the coding sequence ATGAAGGCAACCGCTCAATCCATTCCCGTGGTGGTCGTCGCCGACAAGGGCCGCGTCGCGGTTTTCAGTGAGCTGCTCAAGGCGCGGCTGACGTTCCTGGTTTTGTTGACGACATTGGTGGGCTTCTATGTCGGGTTTCGGGGGGCGATGGATTATCTGCTGATGCTGCGCGCGCTGGCGGGCACGGCCCTGGTGGCGGGCGGGGCGGCGGCGCTCAATCAATTGATCGAGCGCAAGTTCGACGCAAGAATGCGGCGAACCGAAGACCGGCCGCTTCCTTCCGGACGCCTGCAAGCTGACACGGTCCTGATATTCGGTGGCATCAGCTCGGCCGGAGGATTGATCTACCTTGCTCTGGCAGTGAACCTCGAGACGAGCGTGCTGGGCGCCATCACGCTGGCGAGCTATCTTTTCATCTACACGCCGCTTAAACGCGTCACCACGTTGAACACGGCGATCGGCGCAATTCCCGGAGCCCTGCCGCCGTTGATGGGATGGACCGCAGCGCGTGGTGAAATCAACGTGGAAGGCTGGTCTTTGTTCGCCATTTTGTTTTTCTGGCAACTGCCGCACTTTCTGGCGATTGCCTGGATGTATCGGGACGAATATGCGAAGGCGGGCTTCGCGATGCTGCCGGTGTTCGACTCCGATGGGCGGCGCACGGCGGGCCAAACGGTCAGTCATACGCTCGGTCTGCTGCCGGTCAGTCTTTGTCCCTTTTTGTTCAAACTGACCGGGCCGATATACCTGTTCGGCGCATTGATCCTCGGCATGGCGTTTCTATGGCAGGCGGTCCAGTTTTCCCGCGAGTTGACGCTGACGCGCGCCCGGCAGCTTTTTTACGCGTCGATCCTGTATTTGCCGCTCTTGCTCGGCCTGATGGTATTGGACAAGATCAAATAA